One Arthrobacter sp. B3I4 genomic window, TGTTCAAGACGGCCGGGGCTGAGGTGATCACCATCGGCGCCGAACCGGACGGACTCAACATCAACGACGGCGTCGGGTCCACGCACCTGTCTCCGCTCAAGGCGGCCGTGGTTGCCAACGGGGCGGACCTCGGCATTGCCCACGACGGCGACGCGGACCGTTGCCTGGCCGTTGACCACGAAGGCAACGAAGTGGATGGTGACCAGATCATGGCGATCCTGGCGGTGGCGCTTAAACAAGCGGGCAAGCTCAAGGACGACGTCCTGGTAGCGACCGTGATGAGCAACCTCGGGCTCAAGATCGCCCTGCGGGACGCCGGAATCTCACTCCGGGAAACCGGTGTGGGTGACCGCTACGTCCTCGAAGCCATGCGCGACGGCGGCTTCAGCCTCGGCGGCGAGCAGTCCGGCCATGTGATCTTCGCCGACCACGCGACCACCGGCGACGGCGTGCTCACCGGCTTGCAGCTCGCGGCGCAGGTGGCCCTGACCGGCCGCCCGCTGAAGGACCTGGCCGCCGTCATGGTCAAGCTCCCGCAGGTCCTGATCAACGTCAGGGACGTCGACCGGACCCGCGTCAAGGGCGACGAAACCCTGGCCGCTGCCGTGGCCCAGGCCGAAAAGCAGCTCGGGGACACCGGCCGGGTGTTGCTGCGGCCCTCCGGCACCGAGCCCGTTGTCCGCGTCATGGTGGAAGCAGCCGACCACGAAACGGCGCAGAAGGTCGCCGAAGGGCTGGCTGAGGTGGTCCGGGCAGAACTCGCCCTCGCCGTCGCCGCTGACTGAGTGAGGCTTGGCGGCCCTCAGAGGTAGCTGGGGGCCGGTTCCAGACCGAAGTACTCCTCGACGGTGACGACCGCCCTGGCCCGCATGTCCGTGGCAGCGTCCACCCCGATGTAACGAAGATGCCAAGGTTCGTAGTAGTAACCGGTGATCTCGTGGAACATCCAGGGATAGCGGACCACAAACCCGAAGCGGTGTGCATTGGCTTGCGCCCAGGCCGCCGCAGGCTGCTGGGCGAAGCAGGGCTGGAAGCTGCAGACGCCGCCGCCGTCACCGATGTCGAATGACCAGCCGGTTTGATGCTCCGAATATCCCGGACGCGCTGAAGCAGTGTCGGCTGCGGCGCGACCCTCGGAGGCCACAAAATTGTTGTACGTCGCGGCCTGGGTGGCGTAGGAACGGTAGCCGCTGGCCAGGGTCAAGACGACGCCGGCCGCCGCTGCGTCGGCGAACATCCGCTCCGCCGCTGCCGCCGTCGTGCTGTTGAGCAACGTTGCCTCGCCGGAGGTCGCGAGCCGGACGGCGGGCTGCACGAGATCGCCCGGCACATAGGTCGCGGGGGAAAGCGGGCGATGCTTGTTCACCACTACCCACGGGCTTGCCGGATCGGTCAGGGAGTATTTCCTCCCGGGCGCGGAGGCTGCCGGGGAGCTCGGCATCGGAGCAGCTGGGGCTGGGTTGGCGGTGCCGGTGGGTGTTGGGGCCAGGGTCGGCGTCGCCGAGGGGCCTGGCGTCGCCGGCGGGGAGTCGAAACCTGAGGCGGACGAGGAGGCCGGACCAGTTGGCACGGCTGTGCCGGACGGCGACGGCGGCGGCTGGACCCCGGGGCTGCAGGCGGCCAGAGCCGCCAACGCTGCGGTGCTGGCCGTTGCTGCGACGACCCGTGCGAACATCCGCCGGCTTGGGAGATCCGGCGGCCCTGCCACGCCGGGGGCGTCGTGGTACACGTGTGTTAAACCTTGCGCAGGAGCATGCGCCGGATGGAGTGGTTGGCGTCCTTGGTCAACACGAGTTGCGCCCTGCCCCGGGTGGGAAGGACGTTTTCTTCCAGGTTCGGCTCGTTGATGCGCTTCCAGATGCCGCGGGCTGTCTCTTCAGCCTCGGTATCGGAGAGCGTCGCGTAGCGGTGGAAGTACGACTCCGGTTGCGCGAAGGCCGTGGTCCTCAGCTTGCGGAAGCGGTCCACATACCACTCCTCGATGTACGACGTCTTGGCATCAACGTAAATCGAAAAGTCGAAGAAGTCGCTCAGTGCGAGTCCCTGGCGGCCGTCGTGCCGCGGGCGGGCCGGGGCCAGGACGTTGAGCCCCTCGACGATCAGCACGTCGGGACGGCGGACCACCACTTCCTTGCCCGGAACGATGTCGTAGGTGACGTGCGAGTACCAGGGCGCGCGCACTTCCTCCGCGCCGCCTTTGACTTCGCTCACAAAGCGGAGCAGCGCGCGGCGGTCGTAGGATTCCGGGAAGCCCTTGCGTTCCAGGAGTTGCCGGCGCTTCAGCTCGGCGAGCGGGTACAGAAAGCCGTCGGTGGTGATGAGCTCCACGTTCGGCGTGCCGGGCCAGCGCCGCAGCATCTCGCGGAGTACGCGGGCGATGGTCGACTTGCCGACGGCGACGGAGCCCGCGACGCCGATCACAAACGGCGTGCGCTGCGTTTTCTCGCCGAGGAACGTGGTGGTCGCCGCGTGGAGCTGGTTCGCGGCCTCGACGTAAAGGTGCAGCAGCCGGGAGAGCGGCAGATATACCTCCCGCACCTCTTTCATGTCGAGCGGATCACCCAGGCCGCGGAGCCGGAGCACGTCCTCTTCATTGAGGGGCTGCTCCATTTGGGCAGCGAGCCGGGACCACGTTTGCCGGTCCAGCTCAACGAACGGGGAGACGCCCTCGCCGTTCGCATCATTGCGTTGCGAAGTCACCCTAGAGATTCTGCCCTTGACCGCGCCCAGAGCGAAATGGGCGCCCCGGGGCCGTGGCGGCGGTCTGAACGGCCGCTCCTACGCCGGGCACGGTCGAAACCGGTTAGGCTTGTGTCCATGTGTGGAATCGTTGGATATGTAGGCCACTCGGCTGGCCGGGTAAATAGTGACCATAAAGCCTTGGATGTTGTCCTGGAGGGTTTGCGGCGCCTTGAGTACCGCGGCTATGACTCCGCGGGCATCGCCGTCGTCGCGGACGGTGCCATCTCGTCCCGGAAGAAGTCCGGAAAGCTGAGCAACCTGATTGCCGAACTCGAAGCCCACCCGCTGCCCGACGCCGTCACCGGGATCGGCCACACCCGCTGGGCGACGCACGGCGGCCCGACGGACCAGAACGCGCATCCGCACCTGTCGGACGGCGGCAAGCTCGCCCTGATCCACAACGGCATCATCGAAAACTTCGCGGAACTTAAGCTGGAACTCGCCTCCAACGGCGTGACCTTCGAGTCGGAGACGGACACCGAGGTGGCGGCGGCCCTCCTGGGAGACATTTACCGCAACAAGCTCGGCGGCGACAACGCCAACGGTGGCCTGACCAAGGCCATGGAACTCGCCTGCCAGCGCCTGGAAGGCGCTTTCACCCTCCTGGCCGTACACGCTGACCAGCCGGACGTCGTCGTGGCAGCCCGCCGCAACTCCCCGCTGGTGGTGGGCCTGGGCGAGGGGGAGAACTTCCTCGGCTCCGACGTCTCCGGTTTCATCGACTACACACGCCGCGCGGTCGAACTGGGCCAGGACCAGATCGTCACCATCACCGCCGACTCCGTCCAGATCACTGATTTCTTTGGCGCCCCCGCCGAGGGCAAGGAATACCACGTCAACTGGGACCCGGCCTCCGCGGAGAAGGGCGGCTTCCCGTCCTTCATGGAGAAGGAAATCCACGACCAGCCCGACGCCGTGCTCCAGACCCTGCTGGGCCGCTCCGACGTCAACGGCAAACTGACCCTTGATGAGCTCCGGATTGATCCGGAACTGCTCAAGAGCGTCGACAAAATCATCGTCCTCGCCTGCGGCACCTCCGCCTACGCCGGCCAGGTCGCGAAGTACGCGATTGAGCGCTGGTGCCGGATCCCCACCGAGGTGGAGCTCTCGCACGAGTTCCGCTACCGGGACCCAATCGTCGACGCCAACACCCTGATCGTCTCCATCTCCCAGTCCGGCGAGACCATGGACACGCTGATGGCTGTCCGCTACGCGAAGGAACAGGGCGCCAAGACGGTGTCCATCTGCAACACCAACGGTTCCACGATCCCGCGCGAGTCCGACGCCGTGCTCTACACGCACGCCGGCCCGGAAATCGCGGTGGCCTCGACCAAGGCATTCCTTGCGCAGATCACCGCCGCTTACCTGCTCGGGCTCTACCTTGCCCAGCTGCGGGGGAACAAGTTCCAGGGCGAGATCAAGGACATCCTTTCCGACCTCGGCAAGATCCCGGAAAAGATCCAGCGGATCCTCGACAACGAGGGCCAGATCAAGGAACTCGGCCAGTCCATGGCGGACGCCAAGTCCGTCCTGTTCCTTGGCCGCCACGTCGGCTTCCCGGTCGCCATGGAAGGCGCACTCAAGCTCAAGGAACTCGCCTACATCCACGCCGAGGGCTTCGCCGCCGGCGAACTCAAGCACGGCCCGATCGCGCTGATCGAGGAAGGCCAGCCGGTCTTCGTCGTGGTCCCGTCGCCGCGCGGCAGGGACTCCCTGCATGCCAAGGTCGTCTCCAACATCCAGGAGG contains:
- a CDS encoding D-alanyl-D-alanine carboxypeptidase family protein; translated protein: MFARVVAATASTAALAALAACSPGVQPPPSPSGTAVPTGPASSSASGFDSPPATPGPSATPTLAPTPTGTANPAPAAPMPSSPAASAPGRKYSLTDPASPWVVVNKHRPLSPATYVPGDLVQPAVRLATSGEATLLNSTTAAAAERMFADAAAAGVVLTLASGYRSYATQAATYNNFVASEGRAAADTASARPGYSEHQTGWSFDIGDGGGVCSFQPCFAQQPAAAWAQANAHRFGFVVRYPWMFHEITGYYYEPWHLRYIGVDAATDMRARAVVTVEEYFGLEPAPSYL
- the glmM gene encoding phosphoglucosamine mutase; the encoded protein is MSRLFGTDGVRGLANGLLTAELAMQLAQAAAVVLGHDRNPNRTRPRAVVARDPRASGEFIAAAVEAGLSSSGIDVYDAGVLPTPAAAYLVADLDADFGVMISASHNPAPDNGIKFFARGGQKLPDDVEDAIEAQLGAEPTRPIGGEVGRIQRFSDAEDRYIVHLLGTLPHRLEGIKVVVDCAHGAASGCSPQVFKTAGAEVITIGAEPDGLNINDGVGSTHLSPLKAAVVANGADLGIAHDGDADRCLAVDHEGNEVDGDQIMAILAVALKQAGKLKDDVLVATVMSNLGLKIALRDAGISLRETGVGDRYVLEAMRDGGFSLGGEQSGHVIFADHATTGDGVLTGLQLAAQVALTGRPLKDLAAVMVKLPQVLINVRDVDRTRVKGDETLAAAVAQAEKQLGDTGRVLLRPSGTEPVVRVMVEAADHETAQKVAEGLAEVVRAELALAVAAD
- the coaA gene encoding type I pantothenate kinase, which translates into the protein MTSQRNDANGEGVSPFVELDRQTWSRLAAQMEQPLNEEDVLRLRGLGDPLDMKEVREVYLPLSRLLHLYVEAANQLHAATTTFLGEKTQRTPFVIGVAGSVAVGKSTIARVLREMLRRWPGTPNVELITTDGFLYPLAELKRRQLLERKGFPESYDRRALLRFVSEVKGGAEEVRAPWYSHVTYDIVPGKEVVVRRPDVLIVEGLNVLAPARPRHDGRQGLALSDFFDFSIYVDAKTSYIEEWYVDRFRKLRTTAFAQPESYFHRYATLSDTEAEETARGIWKRINEPNLEENVLPTRGRAQLVLTKDANHSIRRMLLRKV
- the glmS gene encoding glutamine--fructose-6-phosphate transaminase (isomerizing) — its product is MCGIVGYVGHSAGRVNSDHKALDVVLEGLRRLEYRGYDSAGIAVVADGAISSRKKSGKLSNLIAELEAHPLPDAVTGIGHTRWATHGGPTDQNAHPHLSDGGKLALIHNGIIENFAELKLELASNGVTFESETDTEVAAALLGDIYRNKLGGDNANGGLTKAMELACQRLEGAFTLLAVHADQPDVVVAARRNSPLVVGLGEGENFLGSDVSGFIDYTRRAVELGQDQIVTITADSVQITDFFGAPAEGKEYHVNWDPASAEKGGFPSFMEKEIHDQPDAVLQTLLGRSDVNGKLTLDELRIDPELLKSVDKIIVLACGTSAYAGQVAKYAIERWCRIPTEVELSHEFRYRDPIVDANTLIVSISQSGETMDTLMAVRYAKEQGAKTVSICNTNGSTIPRESDAVLYTHAGPEIAVASTKAFLAQITAAYLLGLYLAQLRGNKFQGEIKDILSDLGKIPEKIQRILDNEGQIKELGQSMADAKSVLFLGRHVGFPVAMEGALKLKELAYIHAEGFAAGELKHGPIALIEEGQPVFVVVPSPRGRDSLHAKVVSNIQEVRARGAKTIVIAEEGDETVKAFAEHVIYVPETPTLLAPLLTTVPLQIFALALASAKGYDVDQPRNLAKSVTVE